From the genome of Geothrix sp. 21YS21S-4, one region includes:
- a CDS encoding AlpA family transcriptional regulator, whose amino-acid sequence MTTPTLKTNQVELDAFAPSSTYTLLRLPAVLKARGRSRSSHYADIKQGLFTRQVNLRVHCVGWPEHEVMALNAARIAGKTDQEIRDLVQHLEAHRKRGT is encoded by the coding sequence ATGACCACGCCGACCCTCAAGACCAATCAGGTGGAGCTAGACGCTTTCGCCCCCTCCAGCACCTACACGCTTCTGCGGCTCCCTGCCGTGCTGAAGGCCCGAGGCCGGTCCCGCAGCTCCCACTATGCCGACATCAAGCAGGGGCTATTTACACGCCAGGTCAACCTGAGGGTTCACTGTGTTGGCTGGCCCGAGCACGAGGTCATGGCCCTGAACGCGGCTCGCATTGCGGGAAAGACTGACCAGGAGATCCGGGACCTGGTGCAGCACCTGGAGGCCCATCGGAAACGAGGCACCTGA
- a CDS encoding DEAD/DEAH box helicase family protein, which yields MTPEALARENIDAQLEAAGWVIQNAKAIDLGAAPGVVVREFPGKTGPADYVLFIEGKVAGIIEAKAEGTTLSGVADQAARYQANLPDHLQRWCPEPPFLYESTGVETYFCDTRDPNHRSRSLLTFHTPQGLKELILEPTTFRGRLQDLPDLDLTNLRACQVEAIRGAEASLKQNKPRALLQMATGSGKTYTAVTLCYRLAKFARAKKILFLVDRRNLGRQAKNEFEQFVVPRDGRKFTELYPVQHLTHGALDPAAKVVITTIQRLYASLRGEEGPDDEAEEHSGFEADVRNQQPRDVTFNPAIPIDAFDLIIVDECHRSIYNLWRQVLEYFDAFLLGLTATPSAHTLGFFNQNLVSEYPHERAVVDGVNVGFEIYCIRTKITEQGAKVQAGTVVDRRDRLTRQKRWEQLKDDLPYEAGALDRSIVAKDQIRTVLATFKEKLFTDLFPGRALVPKTLVFAKDDNHAEDIVLMAREVFGEGDAFCKKITYRSKLSGEDPDTLLAEFRNSFYPRMAVTVDMIATGTDVRPLECLLFMRDVRSQLYYEQMKGRATRVLSPDELHSVTADAPAKTHFVLVDAVGVTETDKTDTRPLEREPTVPLEQLLLHVAQGDRSVDTLATLAGRLARLDRRATPEQAAQVPPVSAENGKGPGLKLLANRLLDACDPDKVQARARAQFSLANGAEPTDAQFQAARTAMADEAAKPFQRPALRERLVNLTRELEQVIDHVSRDQVLYAGFDVEKAKGLITSFKTFMEAHQDELLALQVLYQHRHKDRHLTFQAVKELAEALGRGKPPLAPDLLWSAYARLEAGRVKGAGSQRLLTDLISLVRFALGDRPELEPFRDEAERRFSAWLAQHQQSGQPFTSTQLDWLALFKERIQAASAIQVEDLDQAPFAQKGGPARAVQLFGPALRAILEELNEVLVA from the coding sequence ATGACCCCTGAAGCCCTGGCCCGAGAGAACATCGACGCCCAGCTGGAGGCAGCAGGCTGGGTGATCCAGAACGCGAAGGCGATCGACCTCGGCGCGGCCCCAGGCGTGGTGGTGCGGGAATTCCCGGGGAAGACCGGGCCCGCGGACTACGTGCTGTTCATCGAGGGTAAGGTGGCCGGCATCATCGAGGCCAAGGCGGAGGGAACCACACTCAGCGGCGTGGCCGACCAGGCCGCCCGCTACCAGGCCAACCTGCCGGACCACCTCCAGAGGTGGTGCCCCGAGCCGCCCTTCCTCTACGAGAGCACGGGGGTCGAGACCTACTTCTGCGACACCCGCGACCCGAACCACCGCTCCCGGAGCCTCCTCACCTTCCACACGCCCCAGGGGCTGAAGGAGCTGATCCTGGAACCCACCACCTTCCGCGGGCGCCTTCAGGATCTGCCTGACCTGGACCTCACGAATCTGCGCGCCTGCCAGGTGGAGGCCATCCGCGGCGCCGAGGCGAGCCTCAAGCAGAACAAGCCCCGGGCCCTGCTCCAGATGGCCACGGGGAGCGGCAAGACCTACACCGCCGTCACCCTCTGCTACCGGCTGGCCAAGTTCGCCCGGGCGAAGAAGATCCTCTTCCTGGTGGACCGGCGCAACCTGGGCCGGCAGGCCAAGAACGAATTCGAGCAGTTCGTGGTACCCCGTGATGGCCGGAAGTTCACCGAGCTGTATCCCGTCCAGCACCTCACTCACGGCGCCCTGGACCCGGCTGCCAAGGTGGTCATCACCACCATCCAGCGCCTCTACGCTAGCCTGCGGGGCGAGGAGGGGCCGGATGACGAGGCCGAGGAGCACAGCGGCTTCGAGGCCGATGTCCGAAACCAGCAGCCCCGGGATGTCACCTTCAACCCGGCCATCCCCATCGACGCCTTCGACCTCATCATCGTGGACGAGTGCCACCGCTCCATCTACAACCTCTGGCGGCAGGTGCTCGAATACTTCGACGCCTTCCTGCTGGGGCTCACCGCCACGCCCAGCGCCCACACCCTCGGCTTCTTCAACCAGAACCTCGTGAGCGAATATCCCCACGAGCGGGCCGTGGTGGACGGCGTGAACGTGGGCTTCGAGATTTACTGCATCCGCACCAAGATCACCGAGCAGGGCGCCAAGGTCCAGGCCGGCACCGTGGTGGACCGCCGGGACCGCCTCACCCGCCAGAAGCGGTGGGAGCAGCTCAAGGACGACCTGCCCTACGAGGCTGGGGCCCTAGACCGCTCCATCGTCGCCAAGGATCAGATCCGCACCGTCCTGGCCACGTTCAAGGAGAAGCTCTTCACGGACCTCTTCCCGGGTCGGGCCCTCGTCCCGAAGACCCTCGTCTTCGCCAAGGACGACAACCACGCCGAGGACATCGTCCTCATGGCCCGGGAGGTCTTCGGGGAGGGCGACGCCTTCTGCAAGAAGATCACCTACCGCTCCAAGCTCTCCGGCGAGGATCCCGACACGCTGCTGGCCGAGTTCCGGAACAGCTTCTATCCCCGCATGGCCGTCACCGTGGACATGATCGCCACCGGCACCGACGTGCGTCCCCTGGAATGCCTGCTCTTCATGCGGGACGTGCGGAGCCAGCTCTACTACGAGCAGATGAAGGGGCGCGCCACCCGCGTCCTCAGCCCGGACGAACTGCACAGCGTCACCGCCGACGCCCCCGCCAAGACCCACTTCGTCCTGGTGGATGCCGTGGGCGTCACCGAGACGGACAAGACCGACACCCGCCCCCTGGAGCGGGAACCCACTGTGCCCCTGGAGCAGCTCCTCCTGCACGTGGCCCAGGGCGACCGCTCTGTCGACACCCTGGCGACCCTCGCGGGGCGGCTGGCCCGCCTCGACCGCCGCGCCACCCCCGAACAGGCCGCCCAGGTGCCCCCAGTGAGCGCCGAGAACGGCAAGGGTCCCGGCCTGAAGCTCCTGGCCAACCGCCTGCTGGACGCCTGTGACCCCGACAAGGTGCAGGCCCGCGCCCGGGCCCAGTTCAGCCTCGCCAACGGCGCCGAGCCCACGGATGCCCAGTTCCAGGCCGCCCGCACGGCCATGGCCGACGAAGCCGCCAAGCCCTTCCAGCGCCCCGCCCTGCGGGAACGCCTAGTCAACCTCACCCGCGAGCTGGAGCAGGTCATCGACCATGTGAGCCGCGACCAGGTGCTCTACGCCGGCTTCGACGTGGAGAAGGCCAAGGGGCTCATCACCAGCTTCAAGACCTTCATGGAGGCGCACCAGGATGAGCTGCTGGCCCTGCAGGTGCTCTACCAGCACCGCCACAAGGATCGGCATCTCACCTTCCAGGCCGTGAAGGAGCTGGCGGAGGCCCTGGGCCGCGGCAAGCCGCCCCTGGCGCCAGACCTGCTGTGGAGCGCCTACGCCCGCCTGGAGGCCGGCCGCGTGAAGGGCGCGGGGAGCCAGCGCCTGCTGACGGACCTCATCTCCCTCGTGCGCTTCGCCCTGGGCGACCGGCCCGAGCTGGAGCCCTTCCGCGACGAAGCCGAGCGCCGCTTCAGTGCATGGCTGGCCCAGCACCAGCAGAGCGGCCAGCCCTTCACCTCCACCCAGCTGGATTGGCTCGCCCTCTTCAAGGAGCGCATCCAGGCCGCCAGCGCCATCCAGGTGGAGGACCTGGACCAGGCCCCCTTCGCCCAGAAGGGCGGCCCCGCCCGAGCCGTCCAGCTCTTCGGCCCCGCCCTGCGTGCCATCCTGGAGGAGCTGAATGAGGTGTTGGTGGCATGA